One Brassica napus cultivar Da-Ae chromosome C2, Da-Ae, whole genome shotgun sequence DNA window includes the following coding sequences:
- the LOC111202841 gene encoding uncharacterized protein LOC111202841: MGFIRPPAVRSGGDYIESLFGEYSAGKPKPGRKLNFVTALTFLQFAFAVYATVLLYYMSPSIDLRTKPDFTWATKWAHNMRSYIVTPHVVSHFQDSNIPAMLSPAEVCEYEKIDFSQKKSNDEKMIKMKRELYDDVLEFQKKNLGSESLDELMKMKSKWALNGPNKPKVTVILNHFKRKTLCAQLDSLLHQTLPFHHVWVLAFGSPNEASLRRIAGSYNDSRISFISSNYDFKYYGRFQIALQTEADLVYILDDDMIPGKKMLQMLAHVAGTEKYENSVLGSIGRILPFRQKDFTFPSYRKFRSKEAGLYLPDPAYDITLDRILQVDFLSSSWFLSAELVKALFIEKPFTFATGEDLHLSYQLQKYRNAASFVLPVDPNDKETWGDSEHRLAYVSETTVIFKNIVEVRDNQWWKALSTGYITQWAAMYPQKIDALFYAHSIDEVKALGPLLEKFRTTVGKKAYIVVSGGKFCPCEDAASALNWPKVVCNERRFKIFDLEVGAILGVSNSEVPVLQAVYSSMKGLIKIHNPSVVITVADADPNVKKALKMATETNVNGTALVLLPRASISKVLWMADLRSTALPNWNKMRVSVNIITQNRAQSLLRLLKSLSNAYYLGDEIPLSFNMDSKVDEETIKVVTTFDWPHGPKTLRRRIIQGGLIRAVSESWYPASDDDFGLLLEDDIEVSPYYYLWIKYSLLAYHYDPQVSFPELSSISLYTPKIVEVVKERPKWNPTEFFKQIHPHTPYLHQLPCSWGAVFFPKQWREFYVYMNMRFTENAKENPVQIPKSRTNGWQASWKKFLIDMMYLRGYVSLYPNFPNQQSFSTNHMEPGAHIAAKDNVVKHDKTDFEVPLLMDDFRNFLPNLKLPPASKLPSLNLFNVPISLKGLKAAGAKLGQDVLRCNNVSEIVAVNHQTGLPVRCMKF; this comes from the exons ATGGGTTTCATCCGGCCACCGGCGGTGAGAAGCGGCGGGGATTATATCGAGAGCCTTTTCGGAGAATACTCCGCCGGTAAACCAAAACCTGGCCGGAAACTCAACTTCGTGACGGCGCTTACGTTTCTTCAGTTCGCATTTGCCGTCTACGCCACCGTGCTTCTTTACTACATGAGTCCTTCCATTGACTTACGGACCAAACCGGACTTCACTTGGGCCACTAAATGGGCCCATAACATGCGTAGCTACATTGTCACCCCTCACGTCGTCAGCCATTTCCAAGACTCTAACATTCCGGCGATGTTATCTCCGGCGGAGGTTTGCGAGTACGAGAAGATAGATTTCTCGCAGAAGAAATCAAACGACGAGAAGATGATCAAGATGAAAAGGGAGCTATACGACGACGTTTTGGAGTTCCAGAAGAAGAACCTCGGTTCCGAGAGTCTGGACGAGCTGATGAAGATGAAGTCCAAATGGGCCTTAAACGGGCCTAACAAACCCAAAGTAACGGTTATACTAAACCACTTCAAAAGAAAAACGCTTTGCGCTCAGCTCGATTCCCTCCTCCACCAAACGCTGCCGTTTCACCATGTCTGGGTCTTGGCCTTCGGGAGCCCCAACGAAgcttctctccggcgaatcgCCGGAAGCTACAACGACTCTCGGATCAGCTTCATCAGCTCCAACTACGACTTCAAATACTACGGAAGGTTCCAGATCGCATTGCAAACGGAAGCAGATCTTGTGTACATCCTCGACGACGATATGATTCCCGGGAAGAAGATGCTTCAGATGCTCGCGCACGTCGCGGGGACGGAGAAGTACGAGAACTCTGTTCTCGGAAGCATCGGGAGGATTCTTCCGTTCCGGCAGAAGGATTTCACGTTTCCGAGCTATAGGAAGTTTCGATCGAAGGAGGCGGGGCTTTACTTGCCTGATCCGGCGTATGACATCACTCTAGATCGGATCCTCCAGGTTGATTTTTTATCGAGCTCGTGGTTCTTATCGGCTGAGCTTGTTAAAGCGTTGTTCATCGAGAAACCTTTCACATTCGCTACCGGCGAAGATCTTCACCTGAG CTATCAGCTTCAGAAGTACAGAAATGCAGCTTCTTTTGTTCTTCCTGTGGATCCAAATGACAAGGAGACATGGGGAGATAGTGAACACAGGCTCGCTTATGTCTCTGAGACCACAGTGATATTCAAAAACATCGTCGAAGTGAGAGACAACCAATGGTGGAAAGCGCTTTCAACTGGTTACATAACACAATGGGCTGCAATGTATCCTCAAAAGATCGACGCACTGTTCTACGCGCATTCGATCGATGAAGTCAAAGCACTTGGTCCATTGCTTGAAAAGTTCAGAACTACTGTTGGTAAAAAGGCTTATATCGTGGTGTCCGGTGGGAAATTCTGTCCATGCGAGGATGCTGCCTCGGCTTTGAACTGGCCTAAGGTGGTTTGCAATGAGAGGAGGTTCAAGATTTTTGATTTGGAAGTTGGAGCTATATTGGGTGTGTCGAACTCAGAGGTACCAGTGTTGCAAGCTGTGTATTCAAGCATGAAAGGGCTTATCAAGATCCATAACCCTAGCGTGGTGATCACGGTAGCTGATGCTGATCCTAATGTCAAGAAAGCTTTGAAAATGGCTACTGAGACAAACGTTAATGGTACTGCATTGGTTCTTCTCCCGAGAGCTTCTATCTCCAAGGTTCTATGGATGGCCGATTTGAGATCAACAGCATTGCCAA ACTGGAATAAGATGAGAGTCTCAGTGAACATCATCACACAAAACCGAGCTCAGTCACTATTAAGACTGCTTAAGTCTTTAAGCAATGCATACTACCTAGGCGACGAGATACCTCTCAGCTTCAACATGGATAGCAAAGTGGATGAAGAGACAATAAAAGTAGTGACCACATTCGATTGGCCTCATGGTCCCAAAACCTTAAGAAGAAGAATCATCCAAGGAGGCTTAATCCGCGCCGTGAGCGAGAGTTGGTATCCAGCTTCTGATGATGACTTTGGTCTCTTACTTGAAGACGACATCGAAGTCTCTCCTTACTACTACCTCTGGATCAAATACTCTCTCCTCGCTTACCACTACGACCCTCAAGTATCTTTCCCTGAGCTCTCCTCCATCTCTCTTTACACACCAAAGATCGTCGAGGTAGTTAAAGAGAGACCCAAATGGAACCCAACAGAGTTCTTTAAACAGATCCATCCACACACACCTTACCTTCACCAGTTACCTTGCAGCTGGGGGGCTGTGTTCTTCCCAAAGCAGTGGAGAGAGTTCTACGTCTACATGAACATGAGATTCACCGAAAACGCTAAAGAAAACCCGGTTCAGATACCTAAATCAAGAACCAACGGTTGGCAAGCTTCTTGGAAGAAGTTCTTGATCGACATGATGTACCTTAGAGGTTACGTTAGTCTCTACCCAAACTTCCCTAACCAGCAAAGCTTCTCGACCAACCACATGGAACCAGGAGCTCACATTGCAGCTAAAGACAACGTGGTGAAACACGACAAAACTGATTTCGAAGTTCCTTTGCTTATGGATGATTTTAGAAACTTCTTACCGAATCTGAAACTCCCTCCGGCTTCGAAGCTTCCATCGCTTAACCTCTTTAACGTCCCGATTTCTCTTAAAGGTCTTAAAGCTGCAGGAGCTAAGCTTGGTCAAGATGTTCTTCGTTGCAACAATGTCTCTGAGATTGTTGCTGTTAATCATCAAACAGGTTTACCAGTTAGGTGCATGAAGTTCTGA
- the LOC106385129 gene encoding E3 ubiquitin-protein ligase WAV3-like: MGSKWRKAKIALGVNLCLYVPKTLEEESRRSNDAVSLSPVTVPRPTTPVPSSSGLRLPRSFSKSSSKKTCAICLTAMKAGQGHAIFTAECSHSFHFHCITTNVKHGNQICPVCRAKWNEVPLQSPNAKSKSPVKPIIRPRDDAWMTLPPRRSAQNQPSPRPRPVSSIFNTEPAVFNDDEALEHQNRPAETEPGVTGKLEVKTYTEVSEVLRSVSFEDFAVLINLKAPSAAKSSSRAPVDIVTVLDVSGSMAGTKLALLKRAMGFVIQNLGPFDRLSVISFSSTSRRSFPLRLMNETGKQEALQAVNSLVSNGGTNIAEGLKKGAKVLIDRRFKNSVSSIVLLTDGQDTYTMTSPTGGGPKGGDYKTLLPKEVNRIPVHAFGFGADHDACLMHSIAENSGGTFSFIESETVIQDAFAQCIGGLLSVVVQELSVRVECVHPVLRIGSVKAGSYRFDSTTGTIGVGDLYAEEERNFLVNLDVPVFNGGLDHMSLIKVRCVYRDPVTKETVELSNSSEVKIFRPVVMSEGRAVVSVEVDRQRIRLRAAEAISEARVLAERGDLTEAVSVLEACRGVLSETVSGKAGDPLCVSLCAELKETQERMASRQVYETSGRAYVLAGLSSHSWQRATARGDMSDTTTMSYQTRSMVDMVNLSQTMNFGSPLASSKANSSSNPNPPARRKLRQALTFPARPRAR; this comes from the coding sequence AAAACGTGTGCAATATGTTTAACCGCGATGAAAGCTGGACAAGGCCACGCCATCTTCACAGCGGAATGCTCACATTCGTTTCATTTCCACTGCATCACCACCAACGTCAAGCACGGCAACCAGATCTGTCCCGTCTGCCGCGCCAAATGGAACGAGGTCCCTCTTCAGAGCCCTAATGCTAAGTCCAAGTCCCCTGTGAAACCCATAATTAGACCAAGAGATGATGCTTGGATGACACTACCACCGCGCAGGTCTGCTCAGAACCAACCTTCTCCACGTCCAAGACCCGTCTCATCGATCTTCAACACCGAGCCAGCTGTTTTTAACGACGACGAGGCTCTGGAACATCAGAACCGCCCTGCTGAAACCGAGCCTGGTGTTACAGGGAAGTTAGAAGTTAAAACGTATACAGAAGTCTCAGAAGTGTTGAGATCGGTTTCCTTTGAAGACTTCGCTGTACTGATCAACCTAAAAGCTCCTTCCGCTGCAAAGTCCTCCTCACGCGCGCCCGTTGATATAGTGACGGTTCTTGACGTGAGCGGAAGCATGGCGGGAACAAAGCTAGCGCTGCTAAAACGAGCGATGGGGTTCGTGATACAGAACCTCGGCCCCTTCGACCGTCTATCCGTTATCTCCTTCTCCTCCACGTCGCGACGTAGCTTCCCTCTCCGTCTCATGAACGAGACCGGGAAGCAAGAGGCGCTGCAGGCGGTTAACTCGCTGGTCTCGAACGGAGGGACTAACATCGCTGAAGGGTTGAAGAAAGGCGCGAAGGTCCTGATCGACCGTAGATTCAAGAACTCGGTGTCTAGCATCGTGCTATTAACAGACGGTCAAGATACATACACCATGACTAGTCCCACTGGTGGTGGACCTAAAGGAGGTGATTACAAAACGCTTCTTCCTAAAGAAGTAAACCGGATCCCGGTTCACGCGTTTGGGTTTGGCGCTGACCATGATGCTTGTTTGATGCATTCCATTGCGGAGAACTCTGGAGGGACGTTTTCTTTTATAGAGTCTGAGACTGTTATACAAGACGCGTTTGCGCAGTGCATTGGTGGTCTTCTCAGCGTCGTGGTGCAGGAGCTGAGCGTTAGGGTTGAGTGTGTTCATCCTGTGTTGAGGATTGGTTCGGTTAAAGCTGGAAGCTACCGGTTTGATTCGACTACCGGGACTATAGGAGTTGGTGATCTCTACGCTGAGGAAGAGAGGAACTTCTTGGTGAATCTTGATGTTCCTGTATTCAATGGCGGTTTGGATCATATGTCGTTGATCAAGGTTAGATGTGTTTATAGAGATCCGGTGACGAAAGAGACTGTTGAGTTGAGTAATTCTAGTGAAGTGAAGATTTTCAGACCGGTGGTGATGTCGGAAGGAAGAGCTGTTGTCTCGGTTGAAGTTGATAGACAGAGAATAAGGTTACGTGCGGCGGAAGCAATCTCTGAAGCTAGGGTTTTAGCTGAACGAGGCGATTTAACTGAAGCTGTTTCGGTTCTAGAGGCTTGTCGTGGGGTTTTGTCGGAGACTGTGTCGGGGAAAGCGGGAGATCCGTTGTGTGTGTCTTTGTGTGCGGAGCTGAAGGAGACGCAGGAGAGGATGGCGAGCAGACAAGTGTACGAGACTTCGGGTAGGGCTTATGTTCTCGCTGGTCTGAGCTCGCATTCGTGGCAACGAGCCACGGCGAGAGGGGATATGAGTGATACCACGACGATGAGTTACCAGACGCGGTCGATGGTGGATATGGTGAATCTTTCTCAGACCATGAACTTTGGTTCCCCTTTGGCTAGTTCTAAAGCGAACTCGAGTTCGAATCCAAATCCACCGGCTCGGAGGAAACTTCGGCAGGCTCTTACTTTTCCGGCGAGGCCAAGAGCTAGGTGA